The Salmo salar chromosome ssa06, Ssal_v3.1, whole genome shotgun sequence genome window below encodes:
- the pdpk1a gene encoding 3-phosphoinositide-dependent protein kinase 1a, protein MEGPQASPKLGKQPEDFKFGRILGEGSYSTVVLAREQATGKEYAMKILEKMHIRKENKAHCVTRERDIMSSLDHPFIVKLYFTFQDVKRLYFGISYARNGELLKYIRKIGSFDETCTRFYSAEIVCALQYLHSKGIIHRDLKPENILLNEDMHIQITDFGTAKQLSSDSTQNRANSFVGTAEYVSPELLTQKSACKSSDLWGLGCIIYQLVAGLPPFRAGNDYLKFQKIIKLEYEFPDQFFPNAKDLVEQLLCLDPSNRLGCEEMGGYNPLRAHFFFEAVTWENLHLQTPPKLTPYLPAMAEDDEDYYGNYDDLLSQFSNMQVVQSSSFQPLFVANPSPIPNSNPAQRPNSNIEQYIHDLDNNSFELDLRFSTEVKRLLLEKQTSRNPWNQFVENNLILKMGPVDKRKGLFARRRQLLLTEGPHLYYVDPVNKVLKGEIPWSPALRPEAKNFKTFFVHTPNRTYYLMDPCGNADKWCNKIQEVWQKIYNTHFNSCM, encoded by the exons ATGGAGGGCCCTCAAGCCTCCCCAAAGCTTGGAAAGCAGCCAGAGGACTTTAAATTTGGTCGAATTCTAGGAGAAGGCTCCTATTCAACA GTTGTGCTGGCAAGAGAACAGGCCACAGGGAAGGAATATGCTA TGAAGATTCTGGAGAAGATGCACATCCGGAAGGAGAACAAGGCACATTGCGTGACGCGAGAGAGGGATATCATGTCAAGCTTAGACCATCCATTTATCGTCAAGCTCTACTTCACATTTCAAGATGTGAAAAGGTTGT ATTTTGGCATAAGCTATGCAAGAAATGGGGAATTACTGAAATACATTCGCAAAATAGGCTCATTCGATGAGACGTGCACTAGATTCTACTCTGCTGAAATAGTATGTGCATTACAGTATTTGCATTCTAAAGGCATAATTCACAG GGACCTCAAACCAGAGAATATTTTACTGAATGAGGACATGCACATTCAAATAACAGACTTTGGAACTGCAAAACAACTCTCATCAGATAGTACACAAA ACAGAGCAAATTCCTTTGTTGGAACAGCTGAGTATGTTTCTCCAGAGCTACTGACTCAGAAATCTGCCTGCAAAAG CTCTGACCTTTGGGGTTTAGGCTGTATCATCTACCAGTTGGTTGCAGGATTGCCGCCATTTAGAGCTGG GAATGACTACCTGAAATTCCAGAAGATTATTAAACTGGAGTATGAATTTCCTGATCAATTCTTTCCTAATGCGAAGGATCTAGTGGAACAGCTTCTA TGCTTGGATCCCTCCAACCGATTAGGTTGTGAGGAGATGGGTGGGTACAACCCTCTCAGAGCCCATTTTTTCTTTGAGGCCGTCACATGGGAGAACCTTCACCTACAGACACCCCCAAAACTCACCCCCTACCTGCCAGCCATGGCTGAGGATGATGAGGACTATTATGGAAAC TATGATGACCTCCTCAGCCAGTTCAGCAACATGCAGgttgtccagtccagctcctttCAACCACTGTTTGTGGCCAACCCCAGTCCCATCCCCAACTCCAACCCTGCACAAAGGCCCAACAGCAACATCGAGCAGTACATTCATGACCTGGACAACAACTCCTTTGAGCTGGACCTGCGGTTTTCCACTGAGGTGAAGCGGCTACTGCTTGAGAAGCAGACAAGCAGAAACCCCTG GAATCAGTTTGTGGAGAATAATTTGATCCTCAAGATGGGACCAGTGGACAAAAGGAAG GGGCTGTTTGCACGTCGGCGCCAGCTATTGTTGACTGAGGGACCACACCTTTACTATGTGGACCCAGTTAACAAGGTTTTGAAAGGAGAGATCCCCTGGTCCCCCGCACTGCGCCCAGAGGCCAAGAACTTCAAGACCTTCTTTGTCCATACA CCAAACAGAACATACTATCTGATGGACCCGTGCGGGAATGCTGACAAATGGTGCAACAAAATTCAAGAAGTGTGGCAAAAGATCTATAACACGCATTTTAACTCATGCATGTAG